A stretch of the Macaca mulatta isolate MMU2019108-1 chromosome 16, T2T-MMU8v2.0, whole genome shotgun sequence genome encodes the following:
- the MINK1 gene encoding misshapen-like kinase 1 isoform X50 has protein sequence MLKKYSHHRNIATYYGAFIKKSPPGNDDQLWLVMEFCGAGSVTDLVKNTKGNALKEDCIAYICREILRGLAHLHAHKVIHRDIKGQNVLLTENAEVKLVDFGVSAQLDRTVGRRNTFIGTPYWMAPEVIACDENPDATYDYRSDIWSLGITAIEMAEGAPPLCDMHPMRALFLIPRNPPPRLKSKKWSKKFIDFIDTCLIKTYLSRPPTEQLLKFPFIRDQPTERQVRIQLKDHIDRSRKKRGEKEETEYEYSGSEEEDDSHGEEGEPSSIMNVPGESTLRREFLRLQQENKSNSEALKQQQQLQQQQQRDPEAHIKHLLHQRQRRIEEQKEERRRVEEQQRREREQRKLQEKEQQRRLEDMQVLRREEERRQAEREQEYKRKQLEEQRQSERLQRQLQQEHAYLKSLQQQQQQQQLQKQQQQQLLPGDRKPLYHYGRGMNPADKPAWAREVEERTRMNKQQNSPLAKSKPSSTGPEPSIPQASPGPAGPLSQTPPMQRPVEPQEGPHKSLVAHRVPLKPYAAPVPRSQSLQDQPTRNLAAFPASHDPDPAIPAPTATPSARGAVIRQNSDPTSEGPGPSPNPPAWVRPDNEAPPKVPQRTSSIATALNTSGAGGSRPAQAVRASNPDLRRSDPGWERSDSVLPASHGHLPQAGSLERNRVGASSKLDSSPVLSPGNKAKPDDHRSRPGRPASYKRAIGEDFVLLKERTLDEAPRPPKKAMDYSSSSEEVESSEDDEEEGEGGPSEGSRDTPGGRDGDTDSVSTMVVHDVEEITGTQPPYGGGTMVVQRTPEEERNLLHADSNGYTNLPDVVQPSHSPTENSKGQSPPSKDGSSDYQSRGLVKAPGKSSFTMFVDLGIYQPGGSGDTIPITALVGGEGTRLDQLQYDVRKGSVVNVNPTNTRAHSETPEIRKYKKRFNSEILCAALWGVNLLVGTENGLMLLDRSGQGKVYGLIGRRRFQQMDVLEGLNLLITISGKRNKLRVYYLSWLRNKILHNDPEVEKKQGWTTVGDMEGCGHYRVVKYERIKFLVIALKSSVEVYAWAPKPYHKFMAFKSFADLPHRPLLVDLTVEEGQRLKVIYGSSAGFHAVDVDSGNSYDIYIPVHIQSQITPHAIIFLPNTDGMEMLLCYEDEGVYVNTYGRIIKDVVLQWGEMPTSVAYICSNQIMGWGEKAIEIRSVETGHLDGVFMHKRAQRLKFLCERNDKVFFASVRSGGSSQVYFMTLNRNCIMNW, from the exons ATGCTGAAAAAATACTCTCATCACCGCAACATTGCCACCTACTATGGAGCCTTCATCAAGAAGAGCCCCCCGGGAAACGATGACCAGCTCTGG CTGGTGATGGAGTTCTGTGGTGCTGGTTCAGTGACTGACCTGGTGAAGAACACGAAAGGAAACGCCCTGAAGGAGGACTGTATCGCCTACATCTGCAGGGAGATCCTCAGG GGTCTGGCCCATCTCCATGCCCACAAGGTCATCCATCGAGACATCAAGGGGCAGAATGTGCTGCTGACAGAGAATGCTGAGGTCAAGCTAG TGGATTTTGGGGTGAGTGCTCAGCTGGACCGCACCGTGGGCAGACGGAACACTTTCATTGGGACTCCCTACTGGATGGCTCCAGAGGTCATCGCCTGTGATGAGAACCCCGATGCCACCTACGATTACAGG AGTGACATTTGGTCTCTAGGAATCACAGCCATCGAGATGGCAGAGGGAGCCCCCC CTCTGTGTGACATGCACCCCATGCGGGCCCTCTTCCTCATTCCTCGGAACCCTCCGCCCAGACTCAAGTCCAAGAAGTG GTCTAAGAAGTTCATTGACTTCATTGACACATGTCTCATCAAGACTTACCTGAGCCGCCCACCCACGGAGCAGCTGCTGAAGTTTCCCTTCATCCGGGACCAGCCCACGGAGCGGCAGGTCCGCATCCAGCTTAAGGACCACATTGACCGATCCCGGAAGAAGCGGGGTGAGAAAG AGGAGACAGAATATGAGTACAGCGGCAGCGAGGAGGAAGACGACAGCCATGGAGAGGAAGGAGAGCCAAG CTCCATCATGAACGTGCCTGGAGAGTCGACTCTACGCCGGGAATTTCTCCGCCTCCAGCAGGAAAATAAGAGCAACTCAGAGGCTttaaaacagcagcagcagctgcagcagcagcagcagcgagACCCCGAGGCACACATCAAACACCTGCTGCACCAGCGGCAGAGGCGCATAGAGGAGCAGAAGGAGGAGCGGCGCCGCGTGGAGGAG CAACAGCGGCGGGAGCGGGAGCAGCGGAAGCTGCAGGAGAAGGAGCAGCAGCGGCGGCTGGAGGACATGCAGGTTCTGCGGCGGGAGGAGGAGCGGCGGCAGGCGGAGCGCGAGCAG GAATACAAGCGGAAGCAGCTGGAGGAGCAGCGGCAGTCAGAGCGTCTCCAGAGGcagctgcagcaggagcatgCCTACCTCAAGTCcctgcagcagcagcaacagcagcagcagcttcagaaacagcagcagcagcagctcctgcCCGGGGACAGGAAGCCCCTGTACCATTATGGTCGGGGCATGAATCCCGCTGACAAACCAGCCTGGGCCCGAGAG GTAGAAGAGAGAACAAGGATGAACAAGCAGCAGAACTCTCCCTTGGCCAAGAGCAAGCCAAGCAGCACGGGGCCTGAGCCCTCCATCCCCCAGGCCTCCCCCGGGCCTGCAGGACCCCTTTCCCAGACTCCTCCTATGCAGAGGCCGGTGGAGCCCCAGGAGGGACCGCACAAG AGCCTGGTGGCACACCGGGTCCCACTGAAGCCATATGCAGCACCTGTGCCCCGATCCCAGTCCCTGCAGGACCAGCCCACCCGAAACCTGGCTGCCTTCCCAGCCTCCCATGACCCCGACCCTGCCATCCCTGCACCCACTGCCACGCCCAGTGCCCGAGGAGCTGTCATCCGCCAGAATTCAGACCCCACCTCTGAAGGACCTGGCCCCAGCCCGAACCCCCCAGCCTGGGTCCGCCCAGATAACGAGGCCCCACCCAAG GTGCCTCAGAGGACCTCATCTATCGCCACTGCCCTTAACACCAGTGGGGCCGGAGGATCCCGGCCAGCCCAGGCAGTCCGTGCCAG TAACCCCGACCTCAGGAGGAGCGACCCTGGCTGGGAACGCTCGGACAGTGTCCTCCCGGCCTCGCACGGGCACCTCCCCCAGGCCGGCTCACTGGAGCGGAACCGCGTGGGAG CCTCCTCCAAACTGGACAGCTCCCcagtgctctctcctgggaataAAGCCAAGCCCGATGACCACCGCTCGCGGCCAGGCCGGCCCGCA AGCTATAAGCGAGCAATTGGTGAG GACTTCGTGTTGCTGAAAGAGCGGACCCTGGACGAggcccctcggcctcccaagaaggCCATGGACTACTCATCGTCCAGCGAGGAGGTGGAGAGCAGTGAGGATGACGAGGAGGAAGGCGAAGGCGGGCCATCAGAGGGGAGCAGAGACACCCCTGGGGGCCG CGATGGGGATACAGACAGCGTCAGCACCATGGTGGTCCACGACGTCGAGGAGATCACCGGGACCCAGCCCCCATACGGGGGCGGCACCATGGTGGTCCAGCGT ACCCCTGAAGAGGAGCGGAACCTGCTGCATGCTGACAGCAACGGGTATACAAACCTGCCTGACGTGGTGCAGCCCAGCCACTCACCCACCGAGAACAGCAAAGGCCAAAGCCCGCCCTCGAAGGATGGGAGCAGTGAC TACCAGTCTCGTGGGCTGGTAAAGGCCCCTGGCAAGAGCTCGTTCACGATGTTTGTGGATCTAGGGATCTACCAGCCTGGAGGCAGTGGGGACACCATCCCCATCACAG CCCTAGTGGGTGGAGAGGGCACTCGGCTCGACCAGCTGCAGTACGACGTGAGGAAGGGCTCTGTGGTCAACGTGAATCCCACCAACACCCGGGCCCACAGTGAGACCCCTGAGATCCGGAAGTACAAGAAGCGATTCAACTCTGAGATCCTGTGTGCAGCCCTTTGGG GGGTCAACCTGCTGGTGGGCACGGAGAACGGGCTGATGTTGCTGGACCGAAGTGGGCAGGGCAAGGTGTACGGACTCATTGGGCGGCGACGCTTCCAGCAGATGGACGTGCTGGAGGGGCTCAACCTGCTCATCACCATCTCAG GGAAAAGGAACAAACTGCGGGTGTATTACCTGTCTTGGCTCCGGAACAAGATTCTGCACAATGACCCAGAGGTGGAGAAGAAGCAGGGCTGGACCACCGTCGGGGACATGGAGGGCTGCGGGCACTACCGTGTCG TGAAATACGAGCGGATTAAGTTCCTGGTCATCGCCCTCAAGAGCTCCGTGGAGGTGTACGCCTGGGCCCCGAAACCCTACCACAAATTCATGGCCTTCAAG TCCTTTGCCGACCTCCCTCACCGCCCTCTGCTGGTCGACCTGACAGTAGAGGAGGGGCAGCGGCTCAAGGTCATCTATGGCTCCAGTGCTGGCTTCCATGCTGTGGATGTCGACTCGGGGAACAGCTATGACATCTACATCCCTGTGCAC ATCCAGAGCCAGATCACGCCCCATGCCATCATTTTCCTCCCCAACACCGACGGCATGGAGATGCTGCTGTGCTACGAGGACGAGGGTGTCTACGTCAACACATACGGGCGGATCATTAAGGATGTGGTGCTGCAGTGGGGAGAGATGCCCACCTCTGTGG CCTACATCTGCTCCAACCAGATAATGGGCTGGGGTGAGAAAGCCATTGAGATCCGCTCTGTGGAGACGGGCCACCTGGACGGGGTCTTCATGCACAAACGAGCCCAGAGGCTCAAGTTCCTGTGTGAGCGGAATGACAAG GTGTTTTTTGCCTCAGTCCGCTCTGGGGGCAGCAGCCAAGTTTACTTCATGACTCTGAACCGTAACTGCATCATGAACTGGTGA
- the MINK1 gene encoding misshapen-like kinase 1 isoform X42 has protein sequence MLKKYSHHRNIATYYGAFIKKSPPGNDDQLWLVMEFCGAGSVTDLVKNTKGNALKEDCIAYICREILRGLAHLHAHKVIHRDIKGQNVLLTENAEVKLVDFGVSAQLDRTVGRRNTFIGTPYWMAPEVIACDENPDATYDYRSDIWSLGITAIEMAEGAPPLCDMHPMRALFLIPRNPPPRLKSKKWSKKFIDFIDTCLIKTYLSRPPTEQLLKFPFIRDQPTERQVRIQLKDHIDRSRKKRGEKEETEYEYSGSEEEDDSHGEEGEPSSIMNVPGESTLRREFLRLQQENKSNSEALKQQQQLQQQQQRDPEAHIKHLLHQRQRRIEEQKEERRRVEEQQRREREQRKLQEKEQQRRLEDMQVLRREEERRQAEREQEYIRHRLEEEQRQLEILQQQLLQEQALLLEYKRKQLEEQRQSERLQRQLQQEHAYLKSLQQQQQQQQLQKQQQQQLLPGDRKPLYHYGRGMNPADKPAWAREVEERTRMNKQQNSPLAKSKPSSTGPEPSIPQASPGPAGPLSQTPPMQRPVEPQEGPHKSLVAHRVPLKPYAAPVPRSQSLQDQPTRNLAAFPASHDPDPAIPAPTATPSARGAVIRQNSDPTSEGPGPSPNPPAWVRPDNEAPPKVPQRTSSIATALNTSGAGGSRPAQAVRASNPDLRRSDPGWERSDSVLPASHGHLPQAGSLERNRVGASSKLDSSPVLSPGNKAKPDDHRSRPGRPASYKRAIGEDFVLLKERTLDEAPRPPKKAMDYSSSSEEVESSEDDEEEGEGGPSEGSRDTPGGRDGDTDSVSTMVVHDVEEITGTQPPYGGGTMVVQRTPEEERNLLHADSNGYTNLPDVVQPSHSPTENSKGQSPPSKDGSSDYQSRGLVKAPGKSSFTMFVDLGIYQPGGSGDTIPITALVGGEGTRLDQLQYDVRKGSVVNVNPTNTRAHSETPEIRKYKKRFNSEILCAALWGVNLLVGTENGLMLLDRSGQGKVYGLIGRRRFQQMDVLEGLNLLITISGKRNKLRVYYLSWLRNKILHNDPEVEKKQGWTTVGDMEGCGHYRVVKYERIKFLVIALKSSVEVYAWAPKPYHKFMAFKSFADLPHRPLLVDLTVEEGQRLKVIYGSSAGFHAVDVDSGNSYDIYIPVHIQSQITPHAIIFLPNTDGMEMLLCYEDEGVYVNTYGRIIKDVVLQWGEMPTSVAYICSNQIMGWGEKAIEIRSVETGHLDGVFMHKRAQRLKFLCERNDKVFFASVRSGGSSQVYFMTLNRNCIMNW, from the exons ATGCTGAAAAAATACTCTCATCACCGCAACATTGCCACCTACTATGGAGCCTTCATCAAGAAGAGCCCCCCGGGAAACGATGACCAGCTCTGG CTGGTGATGGAGTTCTGTGGTGCTGGTTCAGTGACTGACCTGGTGAAGAACACGAAAGGAAACGCCCTGAAGGAGGACTGTATCGCCTACATCTGCAGGGAGATCCTCAGG GGTCTGGCCCATCTCCATGCCCACAAGGTCATCCATCGAGACATCAAGGGGCAGAATGTGCTGCTGACAGAGAATGCTGAGGTCAAGCTAG TGGATTTTGGGGTGAGTGCTCAGCTGGACCGCACCGTGGGCAGACGGAACACTTTCATTGGGACTCCCTACTGGATGGCTCCAGAGGTCATCGCCTGTGATGAGAACCCCGATGCCACCTACGATTACAGG AGTGACATTTGGTCTCTAGGAATCACAGCCATCGAGATGGCAGAGGGAGCCCCCC CTCTGTGTGACATGCACCCCATGCGGGCCCTCTTCCTCATTCCTCGGAACCCTCCGCCCAGACTCAAGTCCAAGAAGTG GTCTAAGAAGTTCATTGACTTCATTGACACATGTCTCATCAAGACTTACCTGAGCCGCCCACCCACGGAGCAGCTGCTGAAGTTTCCCTTCATCCGGGACCAGCCCACGGAGCGGCAGGTCCGCATCCAGCTTAAGGACCACATTGACCGATCCCGGAAGAAGCGGGGTGAGAAAG AGGAGACAGAATATGAGTACAGCGGCAGCGAGGAGGAAGACGACAGCCATGGAGAGGAAGGAGAGCCAAG CTCCATCATGAACGTGCCTGGAGAGTCGACTCTACGCCGGGAATTTCTCCGCCTCCAGCAGGAAAATAAGAGCAACTCAGAGGCTttaaaacagcagcagcagctgcagcagcagcagcagcgagACCCCGAGGCACACATCAAACACCTGCTGCACCAGCGGCAGAGGCGCATAGAGGAGCAGAAGGAGGAGCGGCGCCGCGTGGAGGAG CAACAGCGGCGGGAGCGGGAGCAGCGGAAGCTGCAGGAGAAGGAGCAGCAGCGGCGGCTGGAGGACATGCAGGTTCTGCGGCGGGAGGAGGAGCGGCGGCAGGCGGAGCGCGAGCAG GAATATATTCGTCACAGGCTAGAGGAGGAGCAGCGACAGCTCGAGATCCTTCAGCAACAGCTGCTCCAGGAACAGGCCCTGCTGCTG GAATACAAGCGGAAGCAGCTGGAGGAGCAGCGGCAGTCAGAGCGTCTCCAGAGGcagctgcagcaggagcatgCCTACCTCAAGTCcctgcagcagcagcaacagcagcagcagcttcagaaacagcagcagcagcagctcctgcCCGGGGACAGGAAGCCCCTGTACCATTATGGTCGGGGCATGAATCCCGCTGACAAACCAGCCTGGGCCCGAGAG GTAGAAGAGAGAACAAGGATGAACAAGCAGCAGAACTCTCCCTTGGCCAAGAGCAAGCCAAGCAGCACGGGGCCTGAGCCCTCCATCCCCCAGGCCTCCCCCGGGCCTGCAGGACCCCTTTCCCAGACTCCTCCTATGCAGAGGCCGGTGGAGCCCCAGGAGGGACCGCACAAG AGCCTGGTGGCACACCGGGTCCCACTGAAGCCATATGCAGCACCTGTGCCCCGATCCCAGTCCCTGCAGGACCAGCCCACCCGAAACCTGGCTGCCTTCCCAGCCTCCCATGACCCCGACCCTGCCATCCCTGCACCCACTGCCACGCCCAGTGCCCGAGGAGCTGTCATCCGCCAGAATTCAGACCCCACCTCTGAAGGACCTGGCCCCAGCCCGAACCCCCCAGCCTGGGTCCGCCCAGATAACGAGGCCCCACCCAAG GTGCCTCAGAGGACCTCATCTATCGCCACTGCCCTTAACACCAGTGGGGCCGGAGGATCCCGGCCAGCCCAGGCAGTCCGTGCCAG TAACCCCGACCTCAGGAGGAGCGACCCTGGCTGGGAACGCTCGGACAGTGTCCTCCCGGCCTCGCACGGGCACCTCCCCCAGGCCGGCTCACTGGAGCGGAACCGCGTGGGAG CCTCCTCCAAACTGGACAGCTCCCcagtgctctctcctgggaataAAGCCAAGCCCGATGACCACCGCTCGCGGCCAGGCCGGCCCGCA AGCTATAAGCGAGCAATTGGTGAG GACTTCGTGTTGCTGAAAGAGCGGACCCTGGACGAggcccctcggcctcccaagaaggCCATGGACTACTCATCGTCCAGCGAGGAGGTGGAGAGCAGTGAGGATGACGAGGAGGAAGGCGAAGGCGGGCCATCAGAGGGGAGCAGAGACACCCCTGGGGGCCG CGATGGGGATACAGACAGCGTCAGCACCATGGTGGTCCACGACGTCGAGGAGATCACCGGGACCCAGCCCCCATACGGGGGCGGCACCATGGTGGTCCAGCGT ACCCCTGAAGAGGAGCGGAACCTGCTGCATGCTGACAGCAACGGGTATACAAACCTGCCTGACGTGGTGCAGCCCAGCCACTCACCCACCGAGAACAGCAAAGGCCAAAGCCCGCCCTCGAAGGATGGGAGCAGTGAC TACCAGTCTCGTGGGCTGGTAAAGGCCCCTGGCAAGAGCTCGTTCACGATGTTTGTGGATCTAGGGATCTACCAGCCTGGAGGCAGTGGGGACACCATCCCCATCACAG CCCTAGTGGGTGGAGAGGGCACTCGGCTCGACCAGCTGCAGTACGACGTGAGGAAGGGCTCTGTGGTCAACGTGAATCCCACCAACACCCGGGCCCACAGTGAGACCCCTGAGATCCGGAAGTACAAGAAGCGATTCAACTCTGAGATCCTGTGTGCAGCCCTTTGGG GGGTCAACCTGCTGGTGGGCACGGAGAACGGGCTGATGTTGCTGGACCGAAGTGGGCAGGGCAAGGTGTACGGACTCATTGGGCGGCGACGCTTCCAGCAGATGGACGTGCTGGAGGGGCTCAACCTGCTCATCACCATCTCAG GGAAAAGGAACAAACTGCGGGTGTATTACCTGTCTTGGCTCCGGAACAAGATTCTGCACAATGACCCAGAGGTGGAGAAGAAGCAGGGCTGGACCACCGTCGGGGACATGGAGGGCTGCGGGCACTACCGTGTCG TGAAATACGAGCGGATTAAGTTCCTGGTCATCGCCCTCAAGAGCTCCGTGGAGGTGTACGCCTGGGCCCCGAAACCCTACCACAAATTCATGGCCTTCAAG TCCTTTGCCGACCTCCCTCACCGCCCTCTGCTGGTCGACCTGACAGTAGAGGAGGGGCAGCGGCTCAAGGTCATCTATGGCTCCAGTGCTGGCTTCCATGCTGTGGATGTCGACTCGGGGAACAGCTATGACATCTACATCCCTGTGCAC ATCCAGAGCCAGATCACGCCCCATGCCATCATTTTCCTCCCCAACACCGACGGCATGGAGATGCTGCTGTGCTACGAGGACGAGGGTGTCTACGTCAACACATACGGGCGGATCATTAAGGATGTGGTGCTGCAGTGGGGAGAGATGCCCACCTCTGTGG CCTACATCTGCTCCAACCAGATAATGGGCTGGGGTGAGAAAGCCATTGAGATCCGCTCTGTGGAGACGGGCCACCTGGACGGGGTCTTCATGCACAAACGAGCCCAGAGGCTCAAGTTCCTGTGTGAGCGGAATGACAAG GTGTTTTTTGCCTCAGTCCGCTCTGGGGGCAGCAGCCAAGTTTACTTCATGACTCTGAACCGTAACTGCATCATGAACTGGTGA